In Pedobacter sp. WC2423, the following are encoded in one genomic region:
- a CDS encoding serine hydrolase, protein MNKFSFKIALLSFLAVVYSQVAKAQVSPKKVDSLVENSMKRFNVTGVSIGIVKDGQVIYTKGYGVKSIVTKEKVDGNTQFAIASNTKAFTTAALSILVEERKLYWETKVKDILPEFKMYNDYVTANFTIQDLLTHRSGLGLGAGDLMFFPSGSDFTIKDVLSGFQYFKPVSDFRTRFDYDNLLYYVAGEVIAKISGMSWEDFVQSRIIKPLGMEQSYPSLALMKDKTHLAKPHADKFGKLKQIENFGDQINGAPGGIYSTSADLCKWMLVQLNKGKYGAQLEQQLFSKDSQQQMWRIHTVTGFNDDPRYQTHFGGYGLGWFLNDMKGNFHVSHTGGLPGMLSSVSLFPDLDLGIVILTNSDGGNNLFSAVSKTIEDSYMGLDDNHWIDKIYDQVENDKMHEDGVTDDVWKQVAASSQKKIDPANYVGIYTDKWFGKVEISLKGKQLWFKSYRSPKLSGPMAFYNANSFAIKWEYPDLNADAFAIFSLDEEGKAESFKMRGISPSIDFSYDFKDLDFQRL, encoded by the coding sequence ATGAACAAATTCAGTTTTAAAATAGCCCTTCTTTCCTTTTTAGCAGTCGTATACAGCCAGGTGGCTAAAGCACAGGTTTCTCCTAAAAAAGTGGATTCTCTGGTAGAAAATTCCATGAAGAGATTTAATGTAACCGGTGTCTCGATTGGAATTGTAAAGGATGGTCAGGTTATCTATACTAAAGGTTATGGTGTTAAATCTATCGTTACCAAAGAAAAAGTAGATGGAAATACCCAGTTTGCTATTGCCTCTAATACCAAAGCATTTACCACAGCAGCGCTTTCAATATTAGTAGAGGAAAGAAAGTTGTACTGGGAAACTAAGGTTAAAGATATACTGCCAGAATTTAAAATGTACAATGATTATGTCACAGCAAATTTTACTATTCAGGATTTACTGACGCACCGGAGTGGTTTAGGTTTAGGGGCGGGAGATTTGATGTTCTTTCCAAGCGGATCTGACTTTACCATAAAAGATGTATTGTCAGGTTTTCAATATTTTAAGCCTGTTTCCGATTTCAGAACGAGGTTTGATTATGATAATCTTTTATATTATGTAGCGGGAGAGGTCATTGCAAAAATTAGTGGGATGAGTTGGGAAGATTTTGTTCAAAGCCGCATCATTAAACCTTTAGGTATGGAGCAAAGCTATCCTTCATTAGCATTGATGAAAGATAAAACCCACCTGGCTAAGCCACATGCAGATAAATTTGGCAAACTCAAACAAATAGAGAATTTTGGAGATCAGATTAACGGGGCTCCGGGTGGTATTTATTCAACTTCTGCTGATCTGTGTAAATGGATGCTGGTGCAGTTGAATAAGGGAAAGTATGGAGCACAGTTGGAACAGCAACTTTTTTCAAAAGACAGTCAACAACAAATGTGGAGAATCCATACCGTAACTGGTTTTAATGACGATCCGCGTTATCAAACTCATTTTGGGGGATACGGCCTTGGATGGTTCTTAAATGATATGAAAGGCAATTTTCATGTTTCGCATACCGGAGGATTACCCGGAATGCTTTCTTCAGTCAGTTTGTTTCCTGATCTTGACCTTGGTATAGTTATACTAACCAATTCAGATGGTGGAAATAATTTATTCTCAGCAGTGAGTAAAACTATTGAAGATAGTTATATGGGATTGGACGATAACCACTGGATAGATAAAATTTATGATCAGGTAGAAAATGATAAGATGCATGAAGATGGAGTAACCGATGATGTTTGGAAACAGGTTGCTGCTTCCAGTCAGAAAAAGATTGACCCTGCGAATTATGTCGGGATTTATACCGATAAATGGTTTGGCAAAGTAGAAATTTCTCTCAAAGGCAAGCAGCTTTGGTTTAAATCTTACCGGTCACCTAAACTTTCCGGACCGATGGCTTTTTATAATGCTAATTCTTTTGCCATTAAATGGGAGTATCCGGATCTGAATGCAGATGCTTTCGCAATCTTCAGTCTCGATGAAGAAGGGAAAGCAGAAAGCTTCAAAATGAGAGGGATATCTCCAAGTATTGATTTTAGTTATGATTTTAAGGATTTAGATTTTCAAAGGTTGTAG
- a CDS encoding RagB/SusD family nutrient uptake outer membrane protein, producing the protein MRNLRYITAGLVLCLSIVSCKKVIDIDPISNVGVDSFYKTYDQTKTALTGSYNGMQKPLEFEWMLTDLRTDNSKQGVANSSAAINFEFNDLDMFTLNSSHDKVYQYWLVTYKNIRSINYVLRSLGVVYTSGKTTLGEGTAKMTPEQRNQLAGEALFLRAYHYFNLVRLYGGVFLVTDPVDPEQSKKVSRVPLAECYQMIEADLIAAKTLLPQTAFTPSASTDAGRANTWAARALLAKVYLTLHRGAEALPLLEEVINNSGYGLLPSFADIFSINNEMNKEILFAVRFKAGGLGLGNLMANNFAPTSSGSAVVNGDGSGYNFPTNELDLAYKTPVSGAADSRKAVTMAKYSSKLYVKKFISPVLVKFDAENDFPVLRYADVLLMKAEALGFGNTSMELINQVRARAGATPYSAGDFKTGFYKYPADPSNPNAITNEAQFLAALLNERRLEFAFENQRFFDLVRIDQALTVIKNHFALEFNSHYKNYRPAFTLAELQANLTPEKLLLPIPQRELDANDQLKITQNPGY; encoded by the coding sequence ATGAGAAATCTCCGCTATATAACCGCAGGTTTAGTGCTGTGTTTAAGCATAGTATCCTGCAAAAAAGTTATTGATATTGATCCTATTTCCAATGTTGGGGTTGATAGTTTTTATAAAACATATGATCAAACTAAAACAGCTTTAACAGGCAGTTATAATGGGATGCAAAAACCCCTGGAATTTGAATGGATGCTGACCGATTTACGGACTGACAATTCTAAACAAGGGGTAGCAAACAGTTCGGCAGCCATCAATTTTGAATTCAACGATCTGGATATGTTTACGCTGAATTCTTCTCACGATAAGGTTTATCAATACTGGCTGGTGACTTATAAAAACATCAGGTCAATTAATTATGTCCTGAGAAGTCTTGGGGTTGTTTATACCTCCGGAAAAACTACCCTGGGCGAAGGAACGGCAAAAATGACACCGGAGCAAAGAAATCAGCTGGCAGGTGAGGCTTTGTTTTTACGCGCTTACCATTATTTCAACCTGGTCAGGTTGTATGGAGGTGTATTTCTGGTTACTGATCCGGTAGATCCGGAGCAATCCAAAAAGGTCAGCAGAGTTCCGCTTGCGGAATGTTATCAAATGATTGAAGCGGATCTTATAGCAGCAAAAACCTTATTGCCACAAACTGCCTTCACACCTTCTGCCAGTACTGATGCGGGCAGAGCGAATACATGGGCGGCCAGAGCTTTATTAGCCAAAGTATATTTGACATTACATCGTGGTGCTGAAGCTTTGCCACTATTGGAAGAAGTAATCAATAATAGTGGCTATGGCCTGTTGCCTTCTTTTGCAGATATATTCTCTATCAACAATGAGATGAACAAGGAAATCTTGTTCGCAGTCAGATTTAAAGCTGGAGGTTTGGGACTGGGTAACCTGATGGCTAATAATTTCGCCCCTACTTCAAGTGGCAGTGCTGTGGTAAATGGTGATGGAAGCGGGTATAATTTCCCGACCAATGAGTTGGATTTAGCGTATAAAACTCCTGTTTCAGGAGCGGCCGACAGCCGTAAAGCAGTGACTATGGCTAAATATTCATCCAAGCTTTATGTGAAGAAATTCATCTCACCTGTTTTGGTGAAGTTTGATGCGGAAAACGATTTCCCTGTACTCAGGTATGCAGATGTATTATTGATGAAAGCCGAAGCTTTAGGTTTTGGGAATACAAGCATGGAATTAATTAACCAGGTCAGGGCAAGAGCTGGTGCAACACCTTATAGTGCCGGAGACTTTAAAACTGGTTTTTATAAATACCCTGCCGATCCCTCAAATCCAAATGCAATTACTAATGAGGCGCAATTTCTGGCCGCTTTATTAAATGAAAGAAGATTAGAATTTGCTTTTGAGAACCAGCGTTTCTTTGATTTAGTAAGGATTGATCAGGCCCTCACAGTAATTAAAAATCACTTTGCACTTGAGTTTAATTCACATTATAAAAATTACAGACCGGCCTTTACACTAGCTGAACTACAAGCTAACCTGACACCTGAAAAATTATTGCTACCGATCCCGCAACGCGAGCTTGATGCAAACGATCAGCTCAAAATCACTCAAAATCCTGGTTATTAA
- a CDS encoding chondroitinase-B domain-containing protein, with product MKNLILSLLIICSLKGYTKHIVLDKRIVISSLMKIGNPIRIDNSIVVNNPRELKAAVSKARPGDIVILKDKEWSNAAMQLSGKGTAAQPVVIRPETPGGVIFTGQSYLQLSGEYLLVKDLHFKNGYTPKREVISFRTSEDLLANHCRVTGMVIENYSQQERFRSDTWVTFYGKNNRIDHSTFVDKLNLGPVIIAELNDERSQQNNHLIDSNYFKGRSRLGANGGETIRIGVSRYSLTASKTTIAHNFFEHCNGEVEIVSIKSGENRVCFNTFFECEGGLVLRHGSDNLVEGNFFMGNNKPFTGGVRVINPRQSVFNNVFYRLQGTNFRAPLSVLNGVPNSLINRYYQVKDARIERNTFVDCSNILFGAGKDAERTLAPENVQFKKNLIATSREEIYTDANNDQGIIFSENGLVNSDKKTPADTYYGKVPDGFFKAKADTYKINGIELPYHKLYGADLKNLKIITPEKTGAAWYHTETKKAWRKPKITFLKASQSSLMAMTLKEALAGDTIVLTETGFYPLKEELLINKTLVLMAAKSLKSRPVFVNASIKSLPAFITLENGGNLTVKGIAFRGNYESFANADAGIRSTDKPMNKPYKLTIDDCEFFAYNESTNSGFYGSKSTLADSLIVRNSIFHHLSGSGIDLSAEKDDKGIYNAEYTLITNCVFTNLMGTAINIYRGGNDESTLGPFVKIDHCTFNEVENREQGSAVKLIGAQQVSFLNSNFSYSGQGGRAIFFQEYRWDNIIVDHCNFYESGKVESFYQRVLGSHIYHIKPEYTDLKKLNLEWTGPAPASADQFRIGTFSQHRNAQIN from the coding sequence ATGAAAAATCTAATCTTATCTTTATTAATCATTTGCAGTTTAAAGGGTTATACAAAACATATTGTACTTGATAAGCGTATTGTGATCAGCAGCCTAATGAAGATTGGCAACCCCATCAGAATTGACAATTCTATTGTCGTTAACAATCCCCGGGAATTAAAGGCAGCAGTATCAAAAGCTAGACCAGGTGATATTGTCATATTAAAAGATAAAGAATGGTCAAATGCGGCGATGCAGCTCAGCGGAAAAGGTACAGCAGCACAACCTGTAGTCATTAGGCCAGAAACACCTGGAGGGGTTATTTTCACCGGGCAGTCTTATTTACAATTAAGTGGTGAATACCTGTTGGTTAAAGATTTACATTTCAAAAACGGATATACACCCAAAAGAGAAGTAATCTCTTTTAGAACCAGCGAAGATCTGCTGGCTAACCATTGCAGAGTTACGGGGATGGTCATCGAAAACTATAGCCAGCAGGAAAGGTTCAGGTCTGATACATGGGTTACGTTTTATGGAAAGAACAACCGGATAGATCATTCTACTTTTGTTGATAAGTTAAACCTTGGGCCTGTAATAATTGCGGAACTTAATGATGAACGCAGCCAGCAAAATAATCATTTAATTGATAGTAATTACTTCAAGGGCAGATCCCGCCTGGGTGCCAATGGAGGTGAAACTATCAGAATTGGGGTTTCACGTTATTCATTAACGGCTTCCAAAACAACAATAGCGCATAATTTCTTTGAGCATTGTAATGGAGAAGTAGAAATTGTATCTATCAAATCTGGTGAGAACCGCGTATGTTTTAATACTTTTTTTGAATGTGAGGGTGGATTGGTATTGCGGCATGGATCAGATAATTTAGTAGAAGGGAATTTCTTTATGGGGAATAATAAACCTTTCACCGGTGGAGTAAGAGTAATCAATCCGCGTCAAAGCGTATTTAATAATGTGTTCTATCGATTACAGGGTACGAATTTCAGGGCTCCCCTTTCTGTGTTGAACGGTGTTCCCAATTCATTGATCAACCGGTACTATCAGGTTAAGGATGCACGGATTGAACGAAACACATTTGTGGATTGTTCAAATATCCTGTTTGGTGCTGGTAAAGATGCGGAAAGAACGCTGGCACCTGAAAATGTACAGTTCAAAAAGAACCTGATTGCTACTTCAAGAGAAGAAATTTATACAGATGCGAATAATGATCAGGGAATTATCTTTTCTGAGAATGGTCTGGTTAATTCTGATAAAAAAACACCTGCCGATACTTATTATGGGAAAGTACCTGATGGTTTCTTTAAGGCAAAAGCAGACACTTATAAAATTAATGGTATAGAACTGCCATATCACAAGTTATATGGTGCAGACCTGAAAAATCTTAAAATCATTACGCCAGAAAAAACTGGTGCTGCCTGGTATCATACGGAAACAAAGAAAGCCTGGAGAAAACCCAAAATTACTTTCTTAAAAGCTTCTCAGAGCTCGTTAATGGCCATGACACTTAAAGAGGCACTGGCAGGTGATACAATTGTATTAACTGAGACTGGTTTTTATCCATTGAAAGAAGAATTGCTCATTAATAAAACACTGGTATTGATGGCAGCAAAAAGTTTAAAGAGCAGGCCTGTTTTTGTAAATGCCTCTATTAAATCGCTGCCTGCATTCATTACTTTGGAGAATGGCGGTAATCTGACTGTAAAAGGTATTGCCTTCAGGGGCAATTATGAAAGTTTCGCGAATGCAGATGCCGGGATCAGATCCACAGATAAACCTATGAATAAACCCTATAAACTAACGATAGATGACTGTGAGTTTTTTGCTTATAATGAAAGCACAAACAGTGGTTTTTATGGTTCAAAAAGTACCCTTGCCGATAGTCTGATCGTCAGGAATTCTATCTTTCATCATCTATCAGGCAGCGGAATTGATCTTTCGGCCGAGAAAGATGATAAAGGTATTTATAATGCGGAATATACATTAATCACCAATTGTGTCTTCACAAATTTAATGGGTACAGCAATTAATATTTACCGGGGTGGAAATGATGAAAGTACATTAGGTCCTTTCGTAAAAATTGATCACTGCACTTTTAATGAAGTGGAAAATAGAGAACAGGGATCAGCAGTAAAATTAATTGGTGCACAGCAGGTTTCCTTTCTCAATAGTAATTTCTCCTATTCAGGTCAGGGAGGCAGAGCGATCTTCTTCCAGGAATACAGATGGGATAATATTATTGTTGACCATTGCAATTTCTACGAATCCGGAAAAGTAGAATCTTTTTACCAGCGGGTTTTAGGAAGTCATATCTATCATATAAAACCCGAATATACTGATCTGAAGAAACTTAATCTGGAATGGACAGGGCCTGCGCCTGCTTCGGCAGATCAATTCAGGATCGGTACGTTTAGTCAGCATCGTAATGCACAGATAAATTAA
- a CDS encoding SusC/RagA family TonB-linked outer membrane protein, giving the protein MNSKVYFNSLLVMILSCFLYLKPAYSQTKVSIQGTVKDQKGEALPGASVILKDTKQGVVTDSKGEFKIKAEPGKLLLINYMGYEPQVFAIKQAETITITLKEIPNTMNEVVVIGYGTQKKSSVTGAVSKLKNDNLDEIPTARLDNSLIGKIAGVTIQNVSSEAGAAPTVRVRGFSSISAGSQPLVVVDGYPVPDGLSFVDPQDVESIEVLKDAASGAIYGSRAANGVILITTKSGNSDKPRYALKSYYGFKKPYKLNPIMSITDYTKMLYTEAALRADDPTVPANMKNLITDPERAAYIIENEISGGPTDWQQEALQNAAISNIQLSISGGKKDLRYYVSASGQKDEAVLKYSDNSKFNLKTKLDGTLSKKVSFSINFNPSYVKTQRPSVNFTDYFRFGSFLPVYHSDFTAAYVHQNATWASVLPGDFVQARHFNGLQYSGTMPDGSNWTSTGPVEPFATSNNTPLSIAARETRDQQTYRMLGGGDISIKFLPNLIFKSSIGGYYSQQENTTLTRSNARKDGDVNEATLYTKSYMDLLLENTLNYNVTRGNHSFTALLGFTTQQTKIKETNMVGRNFPAENFETLNQAGQIDQALTNTLKDQIGLVSYLGRLTYDYKNKYLLAASFRMDGSSYFAEGKKQGTFPAISAGWGIGKEDFMKNVSWISNMKLRASYGATGNNKIQSFAFQNLLYPGNYAFGSGTGSVNLGLSPNSDVLANPNITWERTFEFNTGLDLGFMQDRFGLTIEYYNSNTDKLLYKRSTQSFSGSFEYFDNSGKVKNQGLEVEFNSVNIKTDHFQWSTSLNFSANRNRLLELGGEPFQYNYGERNEIYAAIVGQPAIQFFGYKTDGIWTSQAQIDAAKAGGQTSTLSKYYAPGGLKFADVNGDGKIDVNDRTTIGSPFPDFTWGINNSFKYKGFDLNIMIQGVQGGKIINGDANYNESRRYNEKFNQNRWISAAHPGDGKTPYYTNGENWLLTDYVIESGSYAALRNVILGYTIPAKIIKKLGVSSVRVYSSADNLFYLTGSSYRGINPEARTTSSQYSSPLVDGYQRGAFPISRTFTFGIDVNF; this is encoded by the coding sequence ATGAATTCAAAAGTTTACTTTAACAGTTTACTAGTCATGATATTGTCGTGTTTTTTATACTTAAAACCGGCGTATTCTCAGACAAAAGTATCTATTCAGGGTACTGTGAAGGATCAAAAAGGGGAAGCTCTGCCAGGCGCCTCGGTTATTCTGAAAGACACGAAACAAGGTGTCGTCACTGATAGTAAAGGAGAGTTTAAGATCAAAGCTGAACCCGGCAAGTTGTTATTGATCAATTACATGGGTTATGAACCGCAAGTCTTTGCAATCAAACAAGCAGAAACAATCACGATCACCTTAAAGGAAATTCCCAATACGATGAACGAAGTGGTTGTAATCGGTTACGGCACACAAAAGAAATCTTCCGTTACCGGGGCAGTCAGTAAGTTGAAAAATGATAACCTTGATGAAATTCCAACTGCCCGTTTAGACAATTCACTGATTGGAAAAATTGCAGGTGTAACGATACAAAATGTCAGTTCTGAAGCGGGTGCTGCCCCTACTGTAAGGGTACGCGGATTTAGTTCAATTAGTGCAGGTTCCCAGCCTTTGGTTGTGGTAGATGGTTATCCTGTACCTGATGGATTGTCATTCGTTGATCCTCAGGATGTGGAAAGTATTGAAGTGCTGAAAGATGCGGCATCTGGTGCAATTTACGGATCACGGGCTGCTAATGGAGTGATCTTAATTACGACAAAAAGCGGAAATTCTGATAAGCCAAGATACGCCCTGAAGAGTTATTATGGTTTTAAAAAGCCATATAAACTCAACCCGATCATGAGCATTACAGATTATACTAAGATGCTTTATACAGAGGCTGCATTGCGTGCTGACGATCCCACAGTTCCAGCTAATATGAAAAATCTGATCACTGATCCGGAAAGAGCAGCTTATATCATTGAGAATGAAATTAGTGGCGGCCCTACCGACTGGCAGCAGGAGGCTTTACAAAATGCAGCCATTTCCAATATTCAGCTGAGCATTTCTGGCGGTAAAAAAGACCTGAGATATTATGTATCGGCGAGCGGACAAAAAGATGAAGCTGTATTAAAGTATAGTGACAACAGTAAGTTTAACCTGAAGACTAAACTGGATGGTACATTGAGTAAAAAAGTGAGTTTCAGTATCAACTTCAATCCTTCTTATGTAAAAACACAAAGACCTTCCGTAAATTTCACAGATTATTTCCGTTTCGGTTCTTTTCTGCCAGTTTATCATAGCGATTTTACCGCAGCGTATGTCCATCAGAATGCGACCTGGGCCAGTGTCCTTCCCGGTGATTTTGTGCAAGCCCGGCATTTCAATGGGCTGCAATATTCCGGAACAATGCCTGATGGCAGTAACTGGACAAGTACCGGCCCGGTAGAGCCTTTTGCTACAAGTAACAACACACCGCTTTCCATTGCAGCCAGAGAAACACGTGATCAACAGACTTACCGGATGCTCGGTGGTGGTGATATCAGCATTAAGTTTCTGCCCAACCTGATCTTTAAAAGTTCTATAGGAGGGTATTATTCACAGCAGGAAAATACAACACTGACCAGATCAAATGCCAGAAAAGATGGGGACGTGAATGAAGCTACGCTTTATACGAAAAGTTATATGGATTTGTTACTGGAAAATACGCTGAATTATAATGTAACCAGAGGTAACCACAGTTTTACAGCTTTATTGGGTTTTACAACCCAGCAAACCAAGATCAAAGAAACCAATATGGTAGGAAGAAATTTTCCTGCAGAGAATTTTGAAACCTTAAATCAGGCTGGTCAGATTGACCAGGCTTTGACCAATACACTTAAAGACCAGATTGGCCTGGTTTCTTACCTTGGCCGTTTAACCTACGACTATAAAAACAAATACTTGCTGGCCGCAAGTTTCAGGATGGATGGTAGCTCTTATTTTGCAGAGGGAAAAAAGCAAGGTACTTTTCCTGCGATTTCAGCGGGCTGGGGAATCGGAAAAGAAGATTTCATGAAGAATGTTTCCTGGATCAGCAATATGAAACTCCGGGCGAGTTATGGTGCTACCGGAAATAATAAGATCCAGAGCTTTGCTTTTCAGAACCTGTTATATCCTGGTAATTACGCTTTTGGAAGTGGTACTGGTTCGGTGAATCTTGGGTTATCACCAAATTCAGATGTACTGGCCAACCCTAATATCACCTGGGAACGTACTTTTGAATTTAATACGGGATTAGACCTTGGCTTTATGCAAGACCGTTTTGGGCTGACCATTGAGTATTATAATTCCAATACAGATAAATTACTTTACAAAAGATCCACTCAGTCTTTCAGCGGCTCTTTTGAATACTTTGATAACTCAGGTAAGGTTAAAAACCAGGGTCTTGAAGTTGAATTCAATTCGGTAAATATCAAAACTGACCATTTTCAATGGTCTACTTCACTTAACTTTTCAGCCAACAGAAATCGTTTACTGGAGCTTGGCGGAGAACCATTTCAATATAATTACGGAGAGCGCAATGAAATTTATGCAGCTATTGTCGGACAACCTGCTATTCAGTTCTTTGGTTATAAAACTGATGGCATCTGGACTTCACAGGCTCAAATTGATGCAGCCAAAGCCGGCGGACAAACCTCTACCCTGTCTAAATATTACGCACCTGGAGGTTTAAAATTTGCAGATGTGAATGGAGATGGTAAAATTGATGTGAATGACCGGACGACTATTGGAAGTCCTTTCCCTGACTTTACCTGGGGAATCAACAATTCATTTAAGTACAAAGGCTTTGATCTGAATATCATGATTCAGGGTGTACAAGGTGGAAAAATCATCAATGGAGATGCCAATTACAATGAATCCAGAAGATATAATGAGAAATTCAATCAGAACAGATGGATTAGTGCTGCGCATCCTGGTGATGGAAAAACCCCTTATTATACCAATGGTGAAAACTGGCTGCTCACAGATTACGTGATTGAAAGTGGTTCTTATGCGGCTTTAAGGAATGTGATTCTGGGTTATACGATCCCTGCTAAAATTATTAAAAAACTGGGTGTAAGCAGTGTCAGAGTCTATAGCTCTGCTGATAATTTATTTTATCTGACCGGAAGTTCTTACCGGGGTATCAACCCGGAAGCCAGAACGACTTCCTCGCAATATTCTTCTCCTTTGGTAGATGGTTATCAGCGTGGGGCATTTCCAATTTCACGCACTTTCACTTTTGGCATAGATGTTAATTTTTAA
- a CDS encoding PfkB family carbohydrate kinase: MLKKVLCFGELLLRICPDPTGNWLNSNHVPAYIGGAELNVATALALWNIPSAYLTALPENEMSWQIKTYLEEKRIDTTRFCYQGDRIGLYYLAMGTDMKNAEVIYDRKHSSFAVLSKHTVNWEQVFEGIGWFHFSAICPAINEEVAEVCKEALLIAEKMGISISLDLNYREKLWKYGKPPVEIMKNLAVHCRLIMGNIWAAELMLGIPKADNFMLKHKEFCLQQAEKTSMAIQQHFPACEAVANTFRFDQGEGIKYYTTLYTENHLYISKEYNAEKVINKVGSGDCYMAGLIYGFHQNYPAQEIVEFATAAAYYKLFTPGDSTAMNADQITKHLNQLL; the protein is encoded by the coding sequence ATGTTAAAAAAAGTCCTGTGTTTTGGAGAATTGTTGTTAAGAATCTGCCCTGATCCTACAGGCAACTGGCTAAATTCAAATCATGTGCCTGCCTATATAGGAGGTGCAGAACTTAATGTGGCTACCGCACTGGCCTTATGGAATATTCCTTCAGCCTATTTAACAGCACTGCCTGAAAATGAAATGAGCTGGCAAATCAAGACTTATCTGGAAGAAAAACGAATAGATACCACTCGATTTTGCTATCAAGGTGACCGGATCGGACTTTATTACCTGGCTATGGGTACAGACATGAAAAACGCAGAAGTCATTTATGACCGTAAACATTCTTCTTTTGCCGTGCTCAGCAAACATACCGTAAACTGGGAACAAGTTTTCGAAGGTATTGGCTGGTTTCATTTCTCGGCAATCTGTCCGGCCATCAATGAAGAAGTTGCCGAAGTGTGTAAAGAAGCATTACTCATAGCAGAAAAGATGGGTATTAGTATCTCCCTGGATCTGAACTACCGGGAAAAGCTTTGGAAATATGGCAAACCTCCTGTAGAGATTATGAAAAATCTTGCTGTTCATTGCCGTCTGATTATGGGTAATATCTGGGCTGCAGAATTAATGCTGGGCATACCAAAAGCCGACAACTTTATGCTCAAACACAAGGAATTTTGTTTACAGCAGGCAGAGAAAACGTCAATGGCAATACAACAGCATTTCCCTGCATGCGAAGCTGTTGCCAATACTTTCAGGTTTGATCAGGGTGAAGGAATTAAATACTATACCACTTTATATACCGAAAATCACCTGTATATCTCAAAGGAATATAATGCTGAAAAAGTCATCAATAAAGTAGGCAGTGGAGATTGCTATATGGCAGGTCTGATTTATGGTTTTCATCAAAACTATCCCGCACAGGAAATTGTAGAATTTGCAACCGCTGCTGCATATTATAAATTATTTACACCAGGTGATTCCACAGCTATGAATGCAGACCAAATCACCAAACATTTAAATCAACTCCTATGA
- a CDS encoding bifunctional 4-hydroxy-2-oxoglutarate aldolase/2-dehydro-3-deoxy-phosphogluconate aldolase codes for MKQLIIDTLLAGKLLPLFYENSAETSVDILRTMYKAGVRIVEYTNRGEHALHNFKQLKALQIAEMPGFYLGIGTIKSAKEAADFINIGADFIVSPIVNPAVAGLCDQHDILWIPGCMTPTEIYTAQQLNAPVIKLFPANILGPAFISSIRELFRGQLFIPTGGVEIAEENLEQWFQAGVCAVGMGSKLITKEIVLNRNYQELYLQTKRALRMIESIAYDRKSRATTFENLNP; via the coding sequence ATGAAACAACTGATTATCGATACCCTTTTAGCGGGAAAATTACTTCCTTTATTTTATGAAAATAGTGCAGAAACAAGTGTTGACATCTTGAGAACAATGTATAAAGCAGGAGTTAGAATTGTAGAATATACGAACCGGGGTGAGCATGCACTCCACAATTTCAAACAATTAAAAGCCTTACAGATTGCAGAAATGCCTGGCTTCTATTTAGGAATTGGCACTATTAAATCAGCAAAAGAGGCTGCTGATTTCATCAACATTGGAGCCGATTTCATTGTATCCCCTATCGTCAATCCGGCAGTTGCAGGACTATGTGATCAGCACGATATACTTTGGATACCGGGCTGTATGACTCCTACAGAAATTTATACCGCACAGCAGCTTAATGCTCCAGTGATTAAATTATTCCCCGCAAACATTCTGGGACCGGCTTTTATTTCATCCATCAGAGAATTATTCAGAGGCCAGCTTTTCATTCCTACCGGAGGTGTAGAAATAGCAGAAGAAAACCTGGAACAATGGTTCCAGGCCGGTGTTTGTGCGGTAGGTATGGGCTCCAAACTGATCACAAAAGAAATTGTATTGAACAGAAATTACCAAGAACTTTATCTGCAAACCAAAAGGGCATTGCGTATGATAGAAAGTATTGCGTATGATAGAAAAAGTAGAGCTACAACCTTTGAAAATCTAAATCCTTAA